One window from the genome of Cumulibacter manganitolerans encodes:
- a CDS encoding LLM class flavin-dependent oxidoreductase: MQFGIFSVGDVTRDPTTGRTPSEGERIAAITQIALKAEEVGLDVFATGEHHNPPFVPSSPTTHLAYIAAKTERLRLSTATTLITTNDPVKLAEDYAFLQHLSGGRVDLMMGRGNTGPVYPWFGKDIRKGVPMAVENYHLLRRLWRERVVDWEGEFRTPLHGFTATPRPLDDVPPFVWHGSIRTPEIAEQAAFYGDGFFHNNIFWNAEHTRQMIDLYRRRFEHHGHGAADQAIVGLGGQAFMASTEAEAKRLFRPYFDVAPVYGYGPSLESFTRQTPLTVGTPEQVIERTLSFADYAGDYQRQLFLMDHAGLPLEMVLEQIEMLGTEVVPTLRAEFERRRPAHVPSDPPTHESLRAEGADSDHRKVISAAAHQKVEETV, from the coding sequence AGTTCGGCATCTTCAGCGTCGGCGACGTAACCCGCGACCCGACGACCGGGCGGACCCCCAGCGAGGGCGAGCGCATCGCGGCCATCACCCAGATCGCCCTGAAGGCGGAGGAGGTCGGGCTCGACGTGTTCGCGACCGGCGAGCACCACAACCCGCCGTTCGTGCCGTCCTCGCCGACGACCCACCTGGCGTACATCGCGGCGAAGACCGAGCGCCTGCGACTCAGCACGGCGACGACCCTCATCACCACGAACGACCCGGTGAAGCTGGCCGAGGACTACGCCTTCCTGCAGCATCTCTCCGGCGGCCGCGTCGACCTGATGATGGGGCGCGGGAACACCGGCCCGGTCTACCCGTGGTTCGGCAAGGACATCCGCAAGGGCGTCCCGATGGCGGTGGAGAACTACCACCTGCTGCGCCGGCTGTGGCGCGAGCGCGTCGTGGACTGGGAGGGCGAGTTCCGCACGCCGCTGCACGGGTTCACCGCGACGCCGCGGCCCCTGGACGACGTCCCGCCGTTCGTCTGGCACGGCTCGATCCGCACGCCGGAGATCGCCGAGCAGGCCGCCTTCTACGGTGACGGCTTCTTCCACAACAACATCTTCTGGAACGCCGAGCACACCAGGCAGATGATCGACCTCTACCGGCGGCGCTTCGAGCACCACGGGCACGGCGCGGCCGACCAGGCCATCGTCGGGCTCGGCGGCCAGGCGTTCATGGCCTCGACCGAGGCCGAGGCCAAGCGGCTCTTCCGGCCGTACTTCGACGTCGCGCCGGTCTACGGCTACGGCCCCTCTCTGGAGTCGTTCACCCGCCAGACGCCGCTGACGGTCGGCACGCCGGAGCAGGTCATCGAGCGCACGCTGTCCTTCGCCGACTACGCCGGCGACTACCAGCGCCAGCTGTTCCTGATGGACCACGCCGGCCTGCCGCTGGAGATGGTGCTCGAGCAGATCGAGATGCTGGGCACGGAGGTCGTGCCGACGCTGCGCGCCGAGTTCGAGCGGCGTCGTCCGGCGCACGTCCCGAGCGACCCGCCCACCCACGAGTCGCTGCGCGCCGAGGGCGCGGACTCCGACCACCGCAAGGTGATCAGCGCGGCCGCGCACCAGAAGGTGGAGGAGACGGTCTGA
- a CDS encoding FMN reductase: MPRTIVAVTAGLSQPSSTRLLTDRIADAVTAAVTARGEAVDVEVIELRELAVDLAQSMITGGMPTGRVAEARDRVSAADGLIVVTPVFTASYNGLLKMFFDLLDVDSINGMPTIIAATAGTPRHSLVLDHALRPLLSYLRAVVVPTGVFAATDDFGADGGSDLSARIVRAAGELAALVVAETGAVEGFAPTAARPRQSGNTLGEVTDFAELLRGHAG, translated from the coding sequence ATGCCCCGCACGATCGTGGCGGTGACGGCCGGCCTCTCCCAGCCGTCGTCCACCCGGCTGCTGACCGACCGCATCGCCGACGCCGTGACCGCTGCGGTCACGGCGCGCGGCGAGGCGGTCGACGTCGAGGTGATCGAGCTGCGCGAGCTCGCCGTCGACCTCGCCCAGTCGATGATCACCGGCGGAATGCCGACCGGCCGGGTCGCCGAGGCCCGGGACCGGGTGAGCGCCGCCGACGGCCTGATCGTCGTCACGCCGGTGTTCACCGCCAGCTACAACGGGCTGCTGAAGATGTTCTTCGACCTGCTGGACGTCGACTCCATCAACGGCATGCCGACGATCATCGCCGCCACCGCCGGCACCCCGCGGCACTCGCTGGTGCTCGACCACGCCCTGCGGCCGCTGCTGAGCTACCTGCGCGCGGTCGTGGTGCCCACCGGGGTGTTCGCGGCCACCGACGACTTCGGCGCGGACGGCGGCTCGGATCTCTCCGCGCGGATCGTCCGCGCGGCCGGGGAGCTCGCCGCGCTCGTCGTCGCCGAGACCGGCGCTGTCGAAGGGTTCGCGCCGACCGCGGCCCGGCCGCGGCAGTCCGGCAACACCCTCGGCGAGGTCACCGATTTCGCCGAGCTGCTGCGCGGCCACGCGGGCTGA
- a CDS encoding PDDEXK family nuclease, producing the protein MSRVGGILGVMVLPSSLTSLAAVRDGVLIRREILAAGYSPDDIGRWHADGELRPIWRGIFGTGPVPDDEVGRHAERAVALSHAYGERAVISHHSALIVAGLPTYGVDLSTVRMLRRNRGDSLTTPGVRFSRSRVDFVAHVDRGVRRVHEAVAIAQVAVESGIEAAVVSGDAALRSGIVDREALVAGAQLLGLIRHGGRPMRAVELMDGRSESPGESLLRLIAVRHEIDLEPQHVVHDATGKFVARCDFRVVGAPVVVEFDGKVKYQGPMDGDRTVKHAAGNPLFAEKQREDALRRLGWRVLRFVWADLADPAAVVARLRAES; encoded by the coding sequence ATGTCCCGGGTCGGCGGCATCCTCGGGGTCATGGTGCTGCCTTCGAGCCTCACGTCCTTGGCCGCGGTTCGCGACGGCGTGCTGATCCGGCGGGAGATCCTGGCCGCCGGCTACTCGCCGGACGACATCGGCCGGTGGCATGCCGACGGTGAGCTGCGACCGATCTGGCGCGGCATCTTCGGCACCGGACCGGTGCCGGACGACGAGGTGGGCCGCCACGCCGAGCGCGCGGTTGCGCTGTCGCACGCGTACGGCGAACGGGCCGTGATCAGCCACCACTCCGCGCTGATCGTCGCGGGTCTCCCGACGTACGGCGTGGACCTGTCGACCGTCCGGATGCTCCGCCGCAACCGCGGGGACTCCCTCACCACGCCCGGCGTTCGGTTCAGCCGGTCGCGGGTCGACTTCGTGGCGCACGTCGACAGAGGCGTACGCCGGGTGCACGAAGCGGTCGCGATCGCGCAGGTCGCTGTGGAGAGTGGGATCGAGGCCGCCGTCGTCTCCGGCGATGCCGCGTTGCGCTCTGGGATCGTCGATCGCGAGGCGCTGGTCGCCGGGGCGCAGCTGCTCGGCCTGATCCGCCATGGGGGACGTCCGATGCGGGCCGTCGAGCTGATGGACGGCCGCTCGGAGTCGCCGGGGGAGTCGTTGCTGCGGCTCATCGCCGTCCGCCACGAGATCGACCTGGAGCCGCAGCACGTCGTCCACGATGCGACCGGGAAGTTCGTCGCGCGCTGCGACTTCAGGGTCGTGGGCGCGCCGGTCGTGGTGGAGTTCGACGGCAAGGTGAAGTACCAGGGGCCGATGGACGGCGACCGCACCGTGAAGCACGCCGCGGGGAACCCGTTGTTCGCGGAGAAGCAGCGCGAGGACGCCCTCCGACGGCTCGGCTGGCGCGTCCTGCGGTTCGTGTGGGCCGACCTCGCCGACCCGGCCGCTGTGGTGGCCCGGCTGCGGGCCGAAAGCTGA
- a CDS encoding DHA2 family efflux MFS transporter permease subunit: protein MSSTTSDATAGSVDARSGELPHKEIMAIMFGLLAGMFLAALDQTIVSTALKTIAGEFRAFDEIPWVVTSYMLFATASTPLYGKISDLLGRRPVFLFSIGVFLVGSVLAGLSQSMTQLIIFRGVQGLGAGGLMPLAFTIISDIVPPRQRGKYQGYFGAVFGLSSVVGPLLGGWFTDSIDWRWCFWINIPVGIVAIYLVVKHFHIPHIKRKVKIDYFGAALLVLAVSTLLLALEFGNTDGWTSGKIISYFVVAAVATVVFVWWESRVDEPILPLSIFRNGVISTTTAVGFVVGFGMFGAIIYVSQYLQIIQGLSATEAGLAIIPMVAGIMSASIISGQLISKLGKYKVFILAGTLVLTAAMFLLGTVDRDTSMWIFSLYMLVLGIGLGLCMQNLVLAGQNGASVEQLGVVTSTQTFIRQLGGTIGIAIFGSILNGQFIKSIKEPLASAKPDIEALRAQAQQLVDAASSGQLPPGVTEAQVGAAKQLLAMPDLTPQLLQKMLADSAAVKQIGQLSKPLQNGIYDSFVDAMQMVYHFALPIMVVGFLIALLIKQLPMRSGSAHAERMKAAQAESMAG from the coding sequence GTGTCTTCCACGACCTCCGACGCGACCGCCGGGTCCGTCGACGCCCGCAGCGGCGAGCTGCCGCACAAGGAGATCATGGCGATCATGTTCGGCCTGCTGGCCGGCATGTTCCTCGCCGCTCTCGACCAGACCATCGTCTCGACCGCGCTGAAGACGATCGCCGGGGAGTTCCGGGCGTTCGACGAGATCCCCTGGGTCGTCACGTCGTACATGCTGTTCGCAACGGCGTCCACCCCTCTGTACGGGAAGATCTCCGACCTGCTCGGCCGGCGTCCGGTCTTCCTGTTCTCGATCGGCGTCTTCCTCGTCGGCTCGGTGCTCGCCGGGCTGAGCCAGAGCATGACGCAGCTGATCATCTTCCGCGGCGTCCAAGGCCTCGGCGCCGGCGGTCTGATGCCGCTGGCGTTCACCATCATCAGCGACATCGTGCCCCCGCGGCAGCGCGGCAAGTACCAGGGCTACTTCGGCGCGGTATTCGGGCTGTCCTCGGTCGTCGGCCCGCTGCTCGGCGGCTGGTTCACTGACTCGATCGACTGGCGCTGGTGCTTCTGGATCAACATCCCGGTCGGCATCGTCGCGATCTACCTCGTCGTCAAGCACTTCCACATCCCGCACATCAAGCGGAAGGTCAAGATCGACTACTTCGGCGCCGCGCTGCTGGTCCTCGCCGTCTCGACGCTGCTGCTCGCGCTCGAGTTCGGCAACACCGACGGCTGGACCTCGGGCAAGATCATCAGCTACTTCGTCGTCGCCGCGGTCGCCACGGTCGTCTTCGTGTGGTGGGAGTCGCGGGTCGACGAGCCGATCCTGCCGCTGTCGATCTTCCGCAACGGGGTCATCTCCACGACCACCGCAGTGGGCTTCGTCGTCGGCTTCGGCATGTTCGGCGCGATCATCTACGTCTCGCAGTACCTGCAGATCATCCAGGGCCTGAGCGCCACCGAGGCCGGTCTGGCGATCATCCCGATGGTGGCCGGCATCATGAGCGCCTCGATCATCTCCGGCCAGCTGATCAGCAAGCTCGGCAAGTACAAGGTGTTCATCCTCGCCGGCACCCTCGTGCTGACGGCGGCGATGTTCCTGCTGGGCACCGTCGACCGCGACACCTCGATGTGGATCTTCAGCCTCTACATGCTCGTGCTGGGCATCGGTCTCGGCCTGTGCATGCAGAACCTGGTGCTCGCCGGGCAGAACGGCGCGTCGGTCGAGCAGCTCGGCGTGGTGACCTCCACGCAGACGTTCATCCGGCAGCTCGGCGGCACGATCGGCATCGCGATCTTCGGATCGATCCTCAACGGGCAGTTCATCAAGTCGATCAAGGAGCCGCTGGCCTCGGCCAAGCCGGACATCGAGGCGCTGCGCGCCCAGGCCCAGCAGCTCGTGGACGCGGCGTCGTCCGGCCAGCTGCCGCCGGGGGTCACCGAGGCCCAGGTCGGCGCCGCGAAGCAGCTGCTCGCGATGCCCGACCTCACGCCGCAGCTGCTGCAGAAGATGCTCGCCGACTCGGCGGCCGTCAAGCAGATCGGCCAGCTGAGCAAGCCGCTGCAGAACGGCATCTACGACTCGTTCGTCGACGCGATGCAGATGGTCTACCACTTCGCGCTGCCGATCATGGTCGTCGGCTTCCTGATCGCGCTGCTGATCAAGCAGCTGCCGATGCGCTCCGGCTCGGCGCACGCCGAGCGGATGAAGGCGGCGCAGGCCGAGTCGATGGCCGGCTAG
- a CDS encoding alpha/beta fold hydrolase, giving the protein MARWLKGRRLVGLVAVVLVVAGFVVWRQVAGAPSYREESMRLDSATAEPVKLDVTLFVPDSATSADPAPAVIVAHGFGGTKDSVRSDAIDLAQRGFVVLTYSARGFGASTGRISLDAPDAEVADAQHLIDYLATRDDVRSDGPGDPRVGITGASYGGALALLAAGHDQRVDAIVPMITWNRLSRVFFPNAAGSPQGLAGPALDGGADPAPGVFKREWAGTFFGFGKGTSLTSLLTGAGDGAPGGAAGGPRPTDGAAAEADPVCGRFAADICAVYAAGAESGTLDAQGVALLDASSPYSVAGKITAPTMLVQGQNDSLFPLSEADATADQLRAAGTTVRVVWTGGGHDSGGVASSDAELARVRQLTGDWFDYYLAGSGSKPPADFELAQQTGLTTRAGSGRPTARTEVADAYPATADRRDLALVGPAQTVVRPPGGTPGSLSSLPGLGALGVAFDPPGQAAYFTSAALEAPLSIVGSPTIDVTISGLPAGGAVFAKVYDAGGSGLPALPGGQVAPVVVPPNEGSVTVPVTLPAIAHRFETGHRVVVALASTDRAYSTPLGQQAFSVRLAGTGLQYPTVATRALSVADSVWTKVVVGIAAAAAIGLLGWLIVRARSRKAEAVDHDPELDDVPLVVTGLRKAYHDGFVAVRDVSFRVEREQVVGLLGPNGAGKTTTLRMLMGLIHPTDGELRVFGHRVRPGAPVLSRLGCFVEGVGLMPHLSGRDNLRLYWAATGRPESDARFDEVLEIAGLGAAVDRKVRTYSQGMRQRVAIAQAMLGLPELLILDEPTNGLDPPQIAEMRKVLQSYAVDGRSVLVSSHQLAEVEQTCSHVVVINTGEVIAGGTVAEVVGVGGEIDLDVDDGVRAAAVIADLPGVRVTEAKGTRLAVELTDARPSEVVGALVAAGVAVEQVVPRRHLEDAFLALVGGGA; this is encoded by the coding sequence GTGGCGAGATGGCTCAAGGGCAGGCGGCTGGTCGGGCTCGTCGCCGTCGTCCTGGTCGTCGCGGGCTTCGTCGTATGGCGGCAGGTCGCCGGAGCGCCGTCGTACCGCGAGGAGTCGATGCGGCTCGACAGTGCCACCGCCGAGCCGGTCAAGCTCGACGTGACGCTGTTCGTCCCGGACTCCGCCACGTCTGCCGACCCGGCGCCGGCGGTCATCGTCGCGCACGGCTTCGGCGGGACGAAGGACTCGGTGCGCTCCGACGCGATCGATCTCGCGCAGCGCGGGTTCGTCGTCCTGACCTACAGCGCGCGCGGGTTCGGCGCGAGCACCGGCCGGATCTCCCTGGACGCGCCGGACGCCGAGGTCGCCGACGCCCAGCACCTCATCGACTACCTCGCGACCCGGGACGACGTCCGGTCCGACGGGCCCGGCGACCCGCGGGTCGGGATCACCGGAGCGTCGTACGGCGGGGCGCTCGCGCTGCTCGCGGCGGGACACGACCAGCGGGTCGACGCGATCGTCCCGATGATCACCTGGAACCGGTTGTCGCGGGTGTTCTTCCCGAACGCGGCCGGCAGCCCGCAGGGCCTGGCCGGTCCGGCCCTCGACGGCGGCGCCGATCCGGCGCCCGGGGTGTTCAAGCGCGAGTGGGCGGGCACCTTCTTCGGGTTCGGCAAGGGCACCAGCCTGACCAGCCTGCTGACGGGGGCCGGCGACGGCGCGCCCGGTGGCGCGGCCGGTGGTCCGCGGCCCACGGACGGCGCGGCGGCCGAGGCGGACCCGGTCTGCGGGCGGTTCGCCGCCGACATCTGCGCCGTCTACGCGGCCGGCGCGGAGTCCGGCACGCTCGACGCGCAAGGCGTCGCGCTGCTCGACGCGTCCTCGCCGTACTCCGTGGCCGGCAAGATCACGGCGCCCACGATGCTCGTGCAGGGCCAGAACGACTCGCTGTTCCCGTTGAGCGAGGCCGACGCCACCGCCGACCAGCTCCGCGCGGCGGGCACCACGGTGCGCGTGGTGTGGACCGGCGGCGGGCACGACAGCGGCGGCGTGGCGTCGTCGGACGCCGAGCTCGCGCGGGTCCGCCAGCTCACCGGAGACTGGTTCGACTACTACCTCGCCGGTAGCGGCAGCAAGCCCCCCGCCGACTTCGAGCTCGCCCAGCAGACCGGCCTCACCACCCGGGCCGGCAGCGGCCGGCCGACCGCCCGCACGGAGGTCGCCGACGCGTACCCCGCGACCGCCGACCGGCGCGACCTGGCCCTGGTCGGGCCTGCACAGACGGTCGTGCGTCCCCCCGGCGGCACTCCCGGATCGCTGTCGTCGCTGCCCGGCCTGGGCGCGCTCGGCGTCGCCTTCGACCCGCCCGGGCAGGCCGCGTACTTCACCTCCGCCGCGCTCGAGGCGCCGCTGAGCATCGTCGGCAGCCCCACGATCGACGTCACCATCAGCGGGCTGCCGGCCGGCGGGGCGGTGTTCGCGAAGGTGTACGACGCCGGCGGATCGGGCCTGCCCGCGCTGCCCGGCGGACAGGTCGCCCCGGTCGTCGTCCCGCCCAACGAAGGCAGCGTCACCGTCCCCGTCACCCTCCCGGCGATCGCGCACCGCTTCGAGACCGGGCACCGGGTCGTCGTCGCCCTCGCCTCGACCGACCGGGCGTACAGCACGCCGCTCGGCCAGCAGGCGTTCTCCGTTCGGCTGGCCGGCACGGGCCTGCAGTACCCGACCGTCGCGACCCGGGCGCTGTCCGTCGCGGACTCGGTCTGGACGAAGGTCGTCGTCGGCATCGCCGCCGCCGCGGCGATCGGGCTGCTCGGCTGGCTCATCGTCCGGGCCCGCAGCCGCAAGGCCGAGGCGGTCGACCACGATCCCGAGCTCGACGACGTCCCGCTCGTCGTCACCGGGCTGCGCAAGGCGTACCACGACGGGTTCGTCGCCGTCCGCGACGTGTCCTTCCGGGTCGAGCGTGAGCAGGTCGTCGGGCTGCTCGGGCCGAACGGCGCAGGCAAGACGACCACGCTGCGGATGCTCATGGGCCTGATCCACCCCACCGACGGCGAGCTGCGGGTGTTCGGGCACCGGGTCCGGCCGGGCGCGCCCGTGCTGAGCCGGCTGGGGTGCTTCGTCGAGGGGGTCGGCCTCATGCCGCACCTGAGCGGGCGCGACAACCTGCGGCTGTACTGGGCGGCGACCGGGCGGCCGGAGTCCGACGCGCGGTTCGACGAGGTGCTCGAGATCGCCGGTCTGGGCGCGGCCGTGGACCGCAAGGTGCGCACCTACTCCCAAGGCATGCGCCAGCGGGTGGCCATCGCGCAGGCGATGCTCGGCCTGCCGGAGCTGCTCATCCTGGACGAGCCGACGAACGGGCTGGACCCGCCGCAGATCGCCGAGATGCGCAAGGTGCTGCAGTCGTACGCCGTGGACGGCCGCTCGGTGCTCGTCTCCAGCCACCAGCTCGCCGAGGTGGAGCAGACCTGCTCGCACGTGGTGGTCATCAACACCGGCGAGGTGATCGCCGGCGGCACCGTCGCCGAGGTCGTCGGCGTCGGCGGGGAGATCGACCTCGACGTCGACGACGGCGTCCGCGCGGCCGCGGTGATCGCGGACCTGCCCGGCGTCCGGGTGACCGAGGCGAAGGGCACCCGGCTGGCCGTCGAGCTCACCGACGCGCGGCCGAGCGAGGTCGTCGGCGCACTCGTCGCCGCCGGCGTCGCCGTCGAGCAGGTCGTGCCACGGCGCCATCTCGAGGACGCCTTCCTGGCACTGGTCGGAGGAGGGGCATGA
- a CDS encoding ABC transporter permease produces MSAETVTAHGYRAGRTLPYRVELRRQLSRRRTLAVFAFMGVLPLILIGAFALGDAQNSGPDGRVNLIDVATSSAFNFVLFVFFVTTGFFLVVVFALFFGDTVASEAQWGSLRYLLAAPVPRMVLLRRKLVVALMLSVAAILALVGLALLAGWIAYGWKPVSTPVGIEIATGDMWWRLAAIVGYLIVNLLMVGSLAFYLSVRTDAPLAAVGGTVFIVIVSSILGQIDALGNLRNALPTSYNFAWIGMLGDPPDTADMASGIGWSLAYAAVLTALAFWQFRRKDVTS; encoded by the coding sequence ATGAGCGCCGAGACCGTCACCGCGCACGGCTACCGGGCCGGGCGCACCCTGCCCTACCGGGTGGAGCTGCGCCGGCAGCTCAGCCGCCGGCGTACCCTCGCCGTCTTCGCCTTCATGGGGGTGCTGCCGCTGATCCTCATCGGCGCGTTCGCGCTGGGCGACGCCCAGAACAGCGGCCCCGACGGGCGGGTCAACCTCATCGACGTCGCCACGAGCAGCGCGTTCAACTTCGTGCTGTTCGTGTTCTTCGTGACCACCGGCTTCTTCCTCGTCGTGGTGTTCGCGCTGTTCTTCGGTGACACGGTGGCGTCGGAGGCGCAGTGGGGGAGCCTGCGGTATCTGCTGGCCGCTCCGGTCCCGCGCATGGTGCTGCTGCGCCGCAAGCTCGTCGTGGCCCTGATGCTTTCCGTCGCCGCGATCCTCGCCCTCGTCGGCCTCGCCCTGCTGGCCGGCTGGATCGCGTACGGCTGGAAGCCGGTCTCCACACCGGTCGGCATCGAGATCGCCACCGGCGACATGTGGTGGCGGCTGGCGGCGATCGTCGGCTACCTCATCGTGAACCTGCTGATGGTCGGCTCGCTGGCGTTCTACCTCTCGGTGCGCACCGACGCGCCGCTCGCCGCGGTCGGCGGCACGGTCTTCATCGTGATCGTCTCCTCGATCCTCGGGCAGATCGACGCCCTGGGGAACCTGCGCAACGCGCTGCCCACGTCGTACAACTTCGCGTGGATCGGCATGCTCGGCGACCCGCCGGACACCGCCGACATGGCCAGCGGCATCGGCTGGTCGCTCGCGTACGCCGCCGTCCTCACCGCCCTGGCCTTCTGGCAGTTCCGCCGCAAGGACGTCACCTCCTAG